A region of Gemmatimonadota bacterium DNA encodes the following proteins:
- a CDS encoding ABC transporter substrate-binding protein, translating to MTTTIRVAHSPDSDDAFMFYALAEGKIDTDITYVHELSDIESLNQRARHKELDVSAVSIHAYAYIAHDYALLNSGSSMGDGYGPRLVSLTPPPGDRRADSAIIREAAKGKRIAVPGLLTTAYLALKLWQPDFVPVVMAFDAIEEAVHKGEVDLGLIIHEGQLTYVDDGLHLWADTGEWWLDETGLPLPLGGNVVRRDLGREVIEQVAKDLKASIVYGLVHRADALAHAKQYNRGISDERTDEFVGMYVNEWTVDYGDRGREAVQLLLDEAAEAGIIPGKVEVEFVG from the coding sequence ATGACCACGACCATTCGCGTCGCCCATTCGCCGGACTCCGACGACGCGTTCATGTTCTATGCGCTGGCCGAAGGGAAGATCGACACCGACATCACGTACGTGCATGAGCTCTCGGACATCGAGTCGCTCAACCAGCGCGCGCGTCACAAGGAACTCGACGTCTCGGCGGTCTCGATCCACGCCTACGCCTATATCGCCCACGACTACGCGCTGCTCAACAGCGGCTCGTCGATGGGCGACGGCTACGGCCCGCGGCTCGTCTCGCTGACGCCGCCCCCGGGCGACCGCCGCGCTGACTCTGCGATCATCCGCGAAGCCGCCAAGGGGAAGCGGATCGCCGTCCCGGGGCTGCTGACCACCGCCTACCTGGCGCTCAAGCTCTGGCAGCCCGACTTCGTCCCGGTGGTGATGGCGTTCGACGCCATCGAAGAGGCCGTCCACAAGGGCGAGGTGGACCTCGGGTTGATCATCCACGAGGGGCAGCTCACCTACGTCGACGACGGCCTCCACCTCTGGGCCGACACCGGCGAGTGGTGGCTCGACGAGACCGGCCTCCCGCTCCCGCTCGGCGGCAACGTCGTCCGCCGCGACCTCGGCCGCGAGGTGATCGAGCAGGTCGCCAAGGACCTCAAGGCGTCGATCGTCTACGGCCTCGTCCACCGCGCCGACGCCCTGGCCCACGCCAAGCAGTACAACCGCGGCATCTCCGATGAGCGCACCGATGAATTTGTCGGGATGTACGTCAACGAGTGGACCGTCGATTACGGCGATCGCGGCCGCGAAGCGGTGCAGCTGCTGCTCGATGAGGCGGCGGAGGCGGGGATCATTCCGGGGAAGGTGGAAGTGGAATTTGTGGGATGA
- a CDS encoding response regulator → MSPDTADPMGDEIDLVTTLVVDDEDSIRSALQRLLTSMGHEVIATGTAGEALAEIRRRKIACILLDVRLPDASGPDMVPMILKEEPNAAILMLTAVNDANTAALCMQRGAMDYLVKPVDLQDLERAIGRALARRRDLIEQAETQAWLKQEIVQRGAELRRERGNLERISVATLEALVNALEAKDAYLRGHSARVADLSAMIAAEMGLSDEQIEMVRTAGRLHDIGKIGIREAVLHKHGPLSEEEFDHVKTHVLIGAQILAPLHHLREVISYVRSHHERHDGTGYPDGLVGEAIPIGARILGVAEVFDALTTVRPYQEKMSQEQAVSRMRDLVGTVISPDVHRALAAVITRRRALVFLDESRAP, encoded by the coding sequence ATGAGCCCCGACACCGCCGACCCGATGGGAGATGAGATCGACCTGGTCACGACCTTGGTGGTCGATGACGAGGATTCGATCCGGTCGGCCCTGCAGCGCCTGCTCACCAGCATGGGTCACGAGGTGATCGCCACGGGAACGGCCGGCGAGGCGCTGGCCGAGATCCGCCGGCGCAAGATCGCCTGCATCCTGCTCGATGTCCGGCTGCCGGATGCCTCCGGCCCCGACATGGTGCCGATGATCCTGAAGGAAGAGCCCAACGCCGCCATCCTGATGCTCACCGCCGTGAACGACGCCAACACCGCCGCACTCTGCATGCAGCGCGGGGCGATGGACTATCTCGTCAAGCCGGTCGACCTGCAGGACCTCGAGCGCGCCATCGGGCGGGCACTGGCGCGTCGGCGCGACCTGATCGAACAGGCCGAGACGCAGGCGTGGCTCAAGCAGGAGATCGTCCAGCGCGGCGCCGAGCTGCGGCGCGAGCGCGGCAATCTCGAGCGGATTTCGGTGGCCACGCTCGAAGCGCTCGTCAACGCGCTCGAGGCCAAGGACGCCTATCTCCGCGGCCACTCGGCGCGGGTGGCCGACCTCTCCGCGATGATCGCCGCCGAGATGGGGCTCTCCGACGAGCAGATCGAGATGGTGCGCACGGCGGGCCGTCTCCACGACATCGGCAAGATCGGCATCCGCGAAGCGGTGCTGCACAAGCACGGGCCGCTCTCCGAGGAGGAGTTCGACCACGTCAAGACGCACGTGCTGATCGGGGCGCAGATCCTCGCGCCGCTGCATCACCTGCGTGAGGTGATCAGCTACGTCCGGTCGCACCATGAGCGTCATGACGGCACGGGCTATCCGGACGGCCTGGTGGGCGAGGCGATCCCGATCGGTGCGCGCATCCTGGGCGTGGCCGAGGTGTTCGACGCGTTGACCACCGTGCGGCCGTATCAGGAGAAGATGAGTCAGGAGCAGGCGGTGTCCCGGATGCGCGACCTGGTCGGCACGGTGATTTCGCCGGATGTGCATCGGGCGCTGGCGGCGGTGATCACCCGTCGGCGGGCGTTGGTCTTCCTCGACGAGAGTCGCGCGCCCTGA
- a CDS encoding zinc ribbon domain-containing protein, producing MSDTPASSSTKRFCTGCGVALPNGVRFCSACGTPAGGAPAGHAAQHVHAAAGGSAAPTAPTQAAPWIVAGLLTVVAVVAVIYAATDRTSAEPPAMGSAAPAGGALGATAAPDISNMTPREQFTRLTDRVTAAAEKGDTATVFRFTPMALGAYTNLPPGDRDIDARYHTAMIQAQVGMFPEALALADTMLKEAPNNLMGFFVQAIVGDYQGKKAEAEAARAAFRKHYDAEIAKKRDEYEAHRPLLENFKTTPGPK from the coding sequence AGCGCTTCTGCACCGGCTGCGGCGTGGCCCTGCCGAACGGTGTCCGCTTCTGCTCGGCCTGTGGAACCCCGGCCGGTGGCGCGCCGGCGGGTCACGCCGCCCAGCACGTCCACGCTGCGGCGGGCGGCTCGGCGGCCCCGACGGCCCCGACGCAGGCGGCTCCCTGGATCGTGGCCGGGCTGCTGACGGTGGTCGCGGTGGTGGCCGTGATCTATGCCGCGACCGACCGGACCTCCGCCGAGCCGCCGGCGATGGGCAGCGCGGCCCCGGCCGGAGGCGCGCTGGGAGCCACCGCCGCCCCGGACATCTCCAACATGACGCCGCGCGAGCAGTTCACCCGGCTCACGGACCGGGTCACCGCCGCGGCCGAAAAGGGCGACACCGCCACCGTCTTCCGCTTCACCCCGATGGCCCTCGGCGCCTACACCAATCTCCCCCCGGGTGACCGCGACATCGACGCCCGCTACCACACGGCGATGATCCAGGCCCAGGTCGGGATGTTCCCCGAGGCGCTGGCCCTGGCCGACACGATGCTGAAGGAAGCCCCGAACAACCTGATGGGCTTCTTCGTCCAGGCCATCGTGGGCGACTATCAGGGGAAGAAGGCCGAGGCTGAGGCCGCGCGGGCCGCCTTCCGGAAGCACTACGACGCCGAGATCGCCAAGAAGCGCGACGAGTACGAGGCACATCGTCCCCTGCTCGAGAACTTCAAGACCACCCCGGGACCCAAGTAA
- a CDS encoding choice-of-anchor B family protein: MKRVCSALLLLPLAVSAVSASGGRDERASSLPSFGATVAIVGDQAFVGEPRGAKGGTVHIYRRGPAGWKETGTLTAPAGAPNDGFGTTLVSDGTTLLVSRIDGPTATDSAKGAVHVFRKNAAGVWTAAGVLQAGTRVARGDFGRSMTILGDVVAIGSPRDGAGAVYLYRRGTDGSYTAAGTLAGAELGDAFGSSLASDGQRIAVGAPSRSMRKGAVLVFGRQTDGSFKSEGVLLASRGADNAQFGVSIAIKGDMIAVGSPGALPITGQGNGTVGMVVAYQWNPKTSAWRETDAAVPFSYAGAGFGTSVAFAGNELLIGAPAAVRNTGHLYRAALGKDGKFTSVARVDVAGIDPGARLADVVAVSGDGAAIGMPRDGGGEGTVLFLGRSVAGTWSVKNTIIPAPAETWTAMTGAEVVCKDGKVKDWECGNTGLMSYLPISAIGGKRGVGLSGNWGWTDPETGKDYALVGRTDGTSFVDVTDPARPRYLGNLPKTAEAQATSWREIKTLKHYALIVSDASGPHGVQIFDMHRLRGVKTPQEFTPDVTYDKVASVHDILTNEESMFAYAVGSNGPGENCGGGYHMIDMRDPLKPTFAGCHADKRTGRSGTGYSHDALCQVYRGPDTRYQGKEICLGSNETAISIADFSDKKNPTVLGLATYPDVGYTHQGWWSEDMRYFYLNDELDETGGKGDAAKATRTLIFDFAKLDDPVFVGPFLGTSKASDHNLYVKGNRMYQSNYKAGLRIIDITNPTQPREVGFFDVEPGENSPGFSGTWNSYPYFKNGSILVNNMGKGIFLVRDRTSTVP, encoded by the coding sequence ATGAAGCGAGTCTGTTCGGCACTGCTGCTGCTCCCGCTGGCCGTGAGCGCGGTTTCCGCGTCTGGCGGGCGCGACGAGCGCGCGTCGTCTCTCCCATCCTTTGGCGCCACCGTGGCGATCGTCGGCGACCAGGCCTTCGTCGGCGAACCCCGCGGCGCCAAGGGCGGGACGGTCCACATCTACCGCCGCGGGCCGGCGGGCTGGAAGGAGACCGGGACCTTGACCGCTCCGGCCGGCGCCCCCAACGACGGCTTCGGCACGACCCTCGTGAGCGACGGGACCACCCTGCTGGTCTCGCGGATCGATGGCCCCACCGCGACCGATAGCGCCAAGGGCGCGGTGCACGTCTTCCGGAAGAACGCCGCCGGCGTCTGGACTGCCGCCGGCGTGTTGCAGGCCGGGACCCGCGTTGCCCGCGGCGACTTCGGCCGCTCGATGACCATCCTCGGCGACGTGGTCGCCATCGGCTCGCCGCGCGACGGCGCCGGCGCGGTCTACCTCTACCGCCGTGGGACCGACGGGAGCTACACCGCCGCCGGCACGCTGGCCGGTGCCGAGCTCGGCGATGCCTTCGGGTCCTCGCTGGCGTCGGATGGCCAGCGGATCGCCGTCGGTGCGCCGAGCCGGTCGATGCGGAAGGGCGCCGTGCTGGTCTTTGGCCGGCAGACTGATGGCAGCTTCAAGTCGGAGGGGGTGCTGCTCGCCTCCCGCGGCGCCGACAACGCGCAGTTCGGCGTGTCGATCGCCATCAAGGGCGACATGATCGCCGTCGGCTCGCCGGGGGCGCTGCCGATCACCGGCCAGGGCAACGGCACGGTCGGGATGGTGGTCGCCTATCAGTGGAATCCGAAGACGTCCGCCTGGCGTGAGACCGATGCCGCGGTGCCGTTCTCCTATGCCGGTGCCGGTTTCGGCACCTCGGTGGCGTTCGCCGGCAACGAGTTGCTGATCGGTGCGCCGGCGGCGGTGCGCAACACCGGCCACCTCTATCGCGCCGCGCTCGGCAAGGATGGCAAGTTCACGTCGGTCGCTCGCGTCGACGTGGCGGGGATCGACCCGGGTGCCCGGTTGGCCGATGTGGTGGCCGTCTCGGGTGACGGCGCCGCGATCGGCATGCCGCGCGATGGTGGTGGCGAAGGGACCGTGCTCTTCCTCGGCCGCTCGGTTGCCGGCACCTGGAGCGTCAAGAACACCATCATCCCGGCACCCGCCGAGACGTGGACGGCGATGACAGGTGCCGAAGTCGTCTGCAAGGACGGCAAGGTGAAGGATTGGGAGTGCGGCAACACCGGGCTGATGTCGTACCTGCCGATCTCGGCGATCGGCGGCAAGCGCGGCGTCGGGCTCAGCGGCAACTGGGGCTGGACCGACCCCGAGACGGGCAAGGACTACGCGCTCGTCGGCCGCACCGATGGCACCTCGTTCGTCGATGTGACGGATCCGGCGCGCCCGCGCTACCTCGGCAACCTGCCGAAGACCGCCGAGGCGCAGGCCACCTCGTGGCGCGAGATCAAGACGCTCAAGCACTACGCCCTGATCGTTTCCGACGCGTCGGGCCCGCACGGTGTGCAGATCTTCGACATGCACCGGCTGCGTGGCGTGAAGACGCCGCAGGAATTCACCCCCGACGTCACCTACGACAAGGTCGCCTCCGTGCACGACATCCTCACCAACGAGGAGTCGATGTTCGCCTACGCGGTCGGCAGCAACGGCCCGGGTGAGAATTGCGGTGGCGGCTACCACATGATCGACATGCGCGATCCGCTCAAGCCGACCTTCGCCGGCTGCCACGCCGACAAGCGCACCGGCCGCAGCGGCACCGGCTATTCGCACGACGCGCTCTGCCAGGTCTACCGCGGGCCGGACACGCGTTATCAGGGGAAGGAGATCTGCCTCGGCTCGAACGAGACGGCCATCTCCATCGCCGACTTCAGCGACAAGAAGAATCCGACGGTCCTCGGTCTGGCGACCTATCCGGATGTCGGCTACACGCACCAGGGGTGGTGGAGCGAGGACATGCGCTACTTTTACCTCAACGACGAACTCGACGAGACCGGTGGCAAGGGCGACGCCGCCAAGGCGACCCGCACCCTGATCTTCGACTTCGCCAAGCTCGATGACCCCGTCTTCGTCGGGCCGTTCCTCGGCACCAGCAAGGCGTCGGACCACAACCTGTACGTGAAGGGCAACCGGATGTACCAGTCGAACTACAAGGCTGGCCTCCGCATCATCGACATCACCAACCCGACGCAACCCCGCGAAGTCGGCTTCTTCGACGTCGAGCCGGGCGAGAACTCGCCGGGCTTCTCGGGGACGTGGAACAGCTACCCGTACTTCAAGAACGGCTCGATCCTCGTGAACAACATGGGGAAGGGGATCTTCCTGGTGCGTGACCGCACCTCGACGGTGCCATGA
- a CDS encoding GspH/FimT family pseudopilin codes for MTRGVTLLELLLVLVLIGILAGLGLPHLGAVASAAALRHEATELVVALDAARLDAIRFGAVTRLTLSDSSYRLELLMDGDTTLRWQHAGAGTRGVQLSGGGAPIHFGAAGLAVGVSNRTLTLTRLGASRRVVISRLGRITP; via the coding sequence ATGACTCGCGGCGTCACCCTGCTGGAGCTCTTGCTCGTTCTCGTCCTCATCGGCATCCTCGCCGGCTTGGGCCTCCCTCACCTCGGCGCCGTCGCCTCGGCAGCGGCGCTCCGCCACGAGGCCACCGAGCTGGTCGTGGCGCTCGACGCCGCCCGGCTCGACGCCATCCGCTTCGGTGCGGTGACTCGGCTCACATTGAGCGACAGCAGTTATCGACTCGAGCTGCTCATGGATGGCGACACCACGCTGCGCTGGCAGCATGCGGGGGCGGGGACGCGCGGGGTCCAGCTGAGCGGGGGCGGGGCGCCGATCCACTTCGGGGCGGCAGGGCTGGCGGTGGGGGTGTCGAATCGGACGCTCACGTTGACGCGCCTTGGGGCGAGCCGCCGGGTCGTCATCTCGCGGTTGGGGCGGATCACCCCGTGA
- a CDS encoding VCBS repeat-containing protein — protein MSRRHTLAVCAALLPAMLGAQGGAAFARKIAPFPVADRAGTPIAEPFLGGLDVPRPQLVDIDGDGDLDLFLQERADALMFFENVKGKLQWRTDQYGGMAVGEWARFVDLDQDGVIDLLTEMPNSYIRLWRNVGTKTAAQFEAAADSLRDSEGQPIFADRQNILNLVDLNCNGRLDLFIGRVSGTIVHYEAEVATKGSIPRFRMLTERFEEIEIVGTGSDGTRPSLHGANTMAFGDVDGDGDPDLLWGDFFEPGLLLIANQGSCAQPDLRHPPAQFPVTPPLLTSGYNAPSLGDFDGDGDLDLVMGVIGGAFGPNRTSIDNLYLVEQVKRGEWSTRTSRLLPMLDVGSESVPTLADLDGDGDLDLLVGNRIVQGEGERGTLTWLENVGSRTAPSFRDRGPLGLPTEFNPTAAVADLDGDGLPDLVVGTWRDRVQWFRNSGTKSAPTWTLADSALIVLTRGSNSVPALADLDGDGDLDMMVGEASGQLNLYRNVGSRTAPKFELVSDNFQGIDVGRRASPTFADPERTGRPDLFLGSDDGGLQRWRNVSAGNEIRFVLDSNYTVATHRGSAATFGDLYGSGVLALLVGDVSGGLLYFERPR, from the coding sequence GTGAGCCGCCGTCACACTCTCGCGGTGTGTGCCGCCCTGCTCCCCGCTATGCTCGGGGCGCAGGGCGGTGCCGCGTTCGCTCGGAAGATCGCGCCGTTCCCCGTCGCCGACCGCGCCGGCACGCCGATCGCCGAACCGTTTCTTGGCGGGCTCGACGTGCCGCGGCCGCAGCTGGTCGACATCGACGGTGACGGCGACCTCGATCTCTTCCTGCAGGAACGCGCCGACGCGCTGATGTTCTTCGAGAACGTCAAGGGCAAGCTGCAGTGGCGCACCGATCAATACGGCGGGATGGCAGTGGGGGAGTGGGCCCGCTTCGTCGACCTCGATCAGGACGGCGTGATCGACCTCCTCACCGAGATGCCGAACAGCTACATCCGCCTCTGGCGCAACGTCGGGACCAAGACCGCCGCACAGTTCGAGGCGGCCGCCGACTCGCTGCGCGACAGCGAGGGACAGCCGATCTTCGCCGATCGGCAGAACATCCTGAATCTCGTCGACCTCAACTGCAACGGCCGGCTCGACCTCTTCATCGGGCGGGTCAGCGGGACGATCGTGCATTACGAGGCCGAGGTGGCGACGAAGGGGAGCATCCCGCGATTCCGGATGCTCACCGAGCGCTTCGAGGAGATCGAGATCGTCGGGACTGGCAGTGACGGCACCCGTCCCTCGCTGCATGGCGCCAACACCATGGCCTTCGGTGATGTCGACGGCGATGGCGACCCGGACCTGCTCTGGGGCGACTTCTTCGAACCGGGGCTGTTGTTGATCGCCAATCAGGGGAGCTGTGCGCAGCCCGACCTGCGTCACCCGCCGGCGCAGTTCCCGGTGACGCCGCCGCTGCTCACCAGCGGCTACAACGCCCCCTCGCTCGGCGACTTCGACGGCGACGGCGACCTCGACCTGGTGATGGGCGTGATTGGCGGCGCCTTCGGCCCGAACCGGACCTCGATCGACAATCTCTACCTGGTGGAGCAGGTGAAGCGCGGCGAGTGGAGCACGCGCACCTCGCGCTTGTTGCCGATGCTCGATGTCGGCAGCGAGAGCGTGCCGACGCTGGCCGACCTCGATGGCGACGGCGACCTCGACCTGCTGGTGGGCAATAGAATCGTGCAGGGGGAGGGCGAACGCGGCACGCTGACGTGGCTCGAGAATGTCGGCAGCCGCACGGCGCCGTCATTCCGCGACCGCGGGCCGCTCGGGTTGCCGACCGAGTTCAATCCCACCGCCGCCGTGGCCGACCTCGATGGCGACGGCCTGCCGGACCTGGTGGTGGGCACCTGGCGCGACCGCGTCCAGTGGTTCCGGAACAGCGGCACCAAGTCCGCCCCGACGTGGACGCTGGCCGACAGCGCCCTGATCGTGCTGACGCGCGGCAGCAACTCGGTGCCGGCGCTCGCCGACCTCGATGGCGACGGCGATCTCGACATGATGGTCGGTGAGGCGAGCGGGCAGCTCAATCTCTATCGCAATGTCGGCAGCCGCACCGCGCCGAAGTTCGAGCTGGTCAGCGACAACTTCCAGGGAATCGACGTCGGCCGCCGTGCCTCACCGACCTTTGCCGACCCCGAGCGCACCGGCCGCCCCGACCTCTTCCTCGGCAGCGATGACGGCGGCCTTCAGCGCTGGCGCAACGTCAGCGCCGGCAACGAGATCCGCTTCGTCCTCGACTCGAACTACACCGTCGCGACGCACCGCGGGTCGGCGGCGACCTTCGGAGACTTGTATGGGAGCGGGGTGCTGGCGTTGCTGGTGGGTGATGTGAGTGGGGGATTGCTGTACTTCGAGCGGCCGAGATAG
- a CDS encoding HD domain-containing protein has translation MLDISALAVGDSVHHPFLVLDVVAKGGDHPRTVLVLGNRTGRIDTAPFWAGRDDQVKGLSKGMIVQVVGTVTAYRESRQLDATSVRALPKGSIPLADLAPSVGAVDGYWQFLDDIRAKLTAPRLRAVVDLFYADDEFRSRYQECPGAPGTGHHAAIGGLLQHTCEVVSIGKQMARVARADAEIVTVGAMLHDIGKLETYSWETGVFDTTERGRLLGHVTQGYAMFRERVAAQPTPPCTPEEQLLIEHLILSHHGQLEFGSPVRPLTLEAEILHYADDASAKTASINDAYASPELFPGDARTSTKKVWQFDNRWLVRLAPDFGRDEDGGNEEAADQQG, from the coding sequence ATGCTCGACATCTCCGCCCTCGCCGTCGGCGACTCCGTCCACCACCCCTTCCTCGTCCTCGACGTGGTGGCCAAGGGTGGCGACCACCCGCGCACCGTCCTCGTCCTCGGCAACCGGACCGGGCGGATCGACACGGCGCCGTTCTGGGCCGGGCGCGACGATCAGGTGAAGGGACTCAGCAAGGGGATGATCGTCCAGGTGGTCGGGACGGTGACGGCGTACCGCGAGTCGCGCCAGCTCGATGCCACCTCGGTGCGGGCGCTGCCGAAGGGGTCGATCCCGCTCGCCGATCTGGCGCCGTCCGTCGGCGCGGTCGATGGCTACTGGCAGTTCCTCGACGATATCCGCGCCAAGCTGACCGCACCGCGGCTCCGCGCCGTGGTCGACCTCTTCTATGCCGACGACGAGTTCCGCAGCCGGTATCAGGAATGCCCCGGCGCGCCGGGCACCGGCCACCACGCCGCGATCGGCGGGCTGTTGCAGCACACCTGCGAAGTGGTCAGCATCGGCAAGCAGATGGCGCGCGTGGCGCGGGCCGATGCGGAGATCGTCACCGTCGGCGCGATGCTCCACGACATCGGCAAGCTGGAGACCTACAGTTGGGAGACCGGCGTCTTCGACACCACCGAGCGCGGCCGGCTCCTCGGGCACGTGACCCAGGGCTACGCCATGTTCCGCGAGCGCGTCGCCGCGCAGCCGACGCCGCCGTGCACGCCGGAGGAACAGCTCCTGATCGAGCACCTGATCCTCTCGCACCACGGCCAGCTCGAGTTTGGCTCGCCGGTGCGGCCGCTGACCCTCGAGGCGGAGATTCTCCACTACGCCGACGACGCCTCGGCCAAGACGGCCTCGATCAACGACGCCTATGCCTCACCCGAGCTCTTCCCGGGCGACGCACGGACCTCGACCAAGAAGGTCTGGCAGTTCGACAATCGCTGGTTGGTGCGGTTGGCGCCCGACTTCGGGCGAGACGAGGATGGCGGGAACGAAGAAGCGGCCGACCAGCAGGGCTGA